A window from Anaerolineae bacterium encodes these proteins:
- a CDS encoding class I SAM-dependent methyltransferase — protein MVSPSRRTPAPESSSRSNNWRCWDRLADWYDGWVGPTGSEHHRKLALPAALELLRPRAGERILDVGAGQGVLAPAIVQGGARYVGVEMSPRLLRHARRHRGRLGKFVRADARCLWQCPSLGPGSFDGVVFLLSIQDMDPLTDVLRSAAWALRPGGRLVMVMTHPCFRVPRQSGWGWDEDRRLVYRRVDSYLTSRSVPLTPQPLKRRRQVVWSFHRPLQEYVNGLSCQGLLVERIEELATHSHNPDSAGRAKAHRLADREIPLFLGLKAVKLAETEAGKEQVNRR, from the coding sequence ATGGTTTCTCCCTCGCGACGAACCCCCGCGCCCGAGTCCTCGTCGCGCTCGAACAACTGGCGCTGCTGGGACCGCCTGGCCGATTGGTACGACGGCTGGGTGGGCCCCACGGGCAGCGAACACCACCGGAAGCTGGCCCTGCCGGCCGCGCTGGAGTTGCTGCGACCCCGGGCCGGAGAGCGCATACTGGACGTCGGCGCCGGTCAGGGCGTGCTGGCGCCTGCCATCGTCCAGGGCGGGGCGCGTTACGTCGGAGTAGAAATGAGCCCCCGGCTGCTGCGTCACGCTCGCCGCCATCGCGGCCGCCTGGGCAAGTTCGTCCGCGCGGACGCGCGCTGCCTGTGGCAATGCCCCTCCCTCGGGCCCGGCTCTTTCGACGGCGTGGTCTTCCTGCTCAGCATCCAGGACATGGATCCTTTGACCGACGTATTGAGGTCGGCGGCCTGGGCCCTCCGGCCCGGCGGGCGGCTGGTCATGGTGATGACGCATCCTTGCTTCCGCGTCCCCCGGCAGAGCGGTTGGGGGTGGGATGAGGACCGGCGACTGGTCTACCGCCGGGTAGACTCCTACCTGACCTCCCGGTCCGTGCCCCTCACACCGCAACCGCTAAAGCGCCGTCGCCAGGTGGTCTGGAGCTTCCATCGGCCCCTGCAGGAGTACGTGAACGGCCTGTCGTGCCAGGGCTTGCTGGTGGAGCGCATAGAGGAACTGGCCACCCACAGCCACAACCCGGACTCCGCTGGCCGCGCCAAGGCTCACAGGCTGGCCGACCGGGAGATTCCTCTCTTCCTCGGCCTGAAGGCAGTCAAGCTCGCGGAGACGGAGGCGGGCAAGGAGCAGGTCAACCGACGTTGA
- a CDS encoding MBL fold metallo-hydrolase has protein sequence MRVTCVVDNCVSRGGLLAEHGLSLLVEAQGGRVLFDTGESGAVVRHNLKALRAAVPDAVVLSHGHTDHTGGLEALAPLLSRRPLVAHPGIFEERFSGPERRSIGMNRERQQVLEHAFLPRLSDQPTEVVPGVWTTGEIRQRPYPEGRGKLHVVKVGDSFAPDPYRDDLSLVLKVRDGVVVLLGCAHAGVLNILEAVRERLDVPLVAVIGGTHLAGVPQEHLRELSQRLQAWGSPQLYLNHCTGADSLFHLRYLMPDLVRPFGAGSQVEFAQTALA, from the coding sequence TTGAGAGTTACTTGCGTGGTGGACAACTGCGTCTCTCGTGGCGGCCTATTGGCCGAGCACGGGCTGTCGCTTCTGGTGGAGGCGCAGGGCGGTCGCGTTCTGTTCGACACCGGGGAGAGCGGCGCGGTGGTTAGGCACAATCTCAAGGCCCTCAGGGCGGCCGTTCCGGACGCGGTGGTGCTCAGCCACGGCCACACCGACCACACTGGAGGGCTGGAGGCACTGGCCCCTCTCCTGAGCCGCAGGCCGCTGGTGGCTCACCCCGGGATCTTCGAGGAAAGGTTCTCTGGCCCCGAACGGCGGTCCATTGGCATGAACCGCGAGCGGCAGCAGGTCCTGGAGCACGCTTTCCTTCCGCGGCTGAGCGATCAGCCCACCGAAGTGGTGCCGGGAGTGTGGACCACCGGTGAGATCCGGCAGCGTCCCTACCCGGAAGGACGGGGGAAGCTTCACGTGGTCAAAGTGGGCGACAGCTTCGCTCCCGACCCTTACCGCGACGATTTGTCGCTGGTGTTGAAGGTACGAGACGGGGTGGTGGTGCTGCTGGGCTGTGCCCATGCCGGCGTGCTCAACATCCTGGAGGCCGTCAGGGAGCGCCTCGATGTCCCTCTGGTGGCGGTGATAGGGGGCACTCACCTGGCGGGAGTTCCCCAAGAGCACCTTCGCGAGTTGTCTCAGCGCCTGCAGGCCTGGGGCTCTCCCCAGCTGTATCTCAACCACTGTACCGGCGCCGATTCCCTTTTCCACCTCCGCTATCTGATGCCCGACCTGGTGCGGCCCTTCGGTGCCGGCTCGCAGGTGGAGTTCGCCCAGACTGCTCTCGCCTGA
- a CDS encoding peptide ABC transporter substrate-binding protein: protein MTGNRSPLIVLLVIAVACSCIALLLGCAGVGYVAWRGEEVVSGGIQRQATAVITRVPASPTAQGPDGRPLGGELRLPGAMPPTLDPALSQDSTSAQYIVEIFSGLVTAGPDLELVPDIAEDYEISDDGRVYTFHLRRNVRFHNGTPVTADDFKFSLERSCDPATGSPIAATYLGDIVGAREMLAGRARELAGVRVVDDYTLEIEIDAPRPSFLAKLSHPVAFVVDRRSLQSDDIFQRFTGTGPFKLVEVIPGDRIVLEANRDYYRDPRPALDRVVYRLGGGDPVTMYENDELDATLVGTATLPRITDPASGLASELTVSEQLATFYVGLNCETPPFDDLEVRRAFALALDRQKIVDILYEGTVPAAKTVVPPQMPDYDNEGLAAPALDVEEARRALARSSYGSAGALPPITLYVASATPQTDPVAEAIAVILEENLGVTLEVEQSDWSTFLDGLNYSAHPYQMYILGWIADYADPENFLNVLFSSGSHDNHSGYSNPEVDRLLAEAGLEMDQEERHRLYLEAEEVILSEVPVIPLYHDVEYWLTKPYVRQLPHPAMVVPVLQYAYIQP from the coding sequence GTGACCGGCAATCGCTCGCCTCTCATCGTTCTGCTGGTGATCGCCGTTGCCTGCAGCTGCATCGCCCTGCTCCTGGGTTGCGCCGGAGTAGGCTACGTCGCGTGGCGCGGTGAGGAGGTAGTGTCCGGAGGCATCCAGCGCCAGGCAACCGCCGTCATCACGCGGGTGCCTGCCTCTCCCACCGCGCAGGGACCGGACGGCCGACCCTTAGGGGGTGAGCTGCGGCTGCCCGGCGCCATGCCGCCTACTCTGGACCCAGCCCTCAGCCAGGACAGCACCTCCGCCCAGTACATCGTGGAGATCTTCAGCGGCCTGGTCACCGCTGGGCCCGACCTGGAGCTGGTTCCTGACATCGCCGAGGACTACGAGATCAGTGACGATGGCCGGGTGTACACCTTCCATCTCCGTCGCAACGTCCGCTTCCACAACGGAACGCCGGTCACCGCTGACGACTTCAAGTTCTCCCTCGAACGATCCTGTGACCCTGCCACCGGCTCGCCCATCGCGGCCACCTACCTGGGGGATATCGTAGGAGCGAGAGAGATGCTCGCCGGCCGGGCCCGGGAGCTGGCCGGAGTGCGCGTCGTGGACGACTACACTCTGGAGATCGAGATAGACGCGCCGCGGCCCTCCTTCCTGGCCAAGCTGTCCCATCCGGTGGCCTTCGTGGTAGACCGCCGCAGTCTCCAGTCCGACGACATCTTCCAACGCTTCACCGGTACCGGCCCCTTCAAGCTGGTCGAGGTCATACCGGGGGATCGCATCGTCCTGGAGGCGAACCGGGACTACTACCGCGACCCTCGGCCGGCACTAGACCGAGTGGTGTACCGGCTGGGTGGGGGAGATCCGGTCACCATGTACGAGAACGACGAGCTGGATGCCACTCTGGTTGGTACTGCTACTCTGCCCCGCATAACCGATCCGGCTAGCGGCCTCGCCTCCGAGCTCACCGTGAGCGAGCAACTGGCTACTTTCTACGTGGGGCTGAACTGCGAGACCCCGCCCTTCGACGACCTCGAGGTTCGACGAGCCTTCGCCCTGGCGCTGGACCGGCAGAAGATCGTGGACATCCTTTACGAGGGCACGGTGCCTGCGGCCAAGACGGTGGTACCCCCGCAAATGCCGGACTACGACAACGAGGGGCTGGCCGCGCCCGCGTTGGACGTAGAAGAAGCCCGGCGGGCGCTAGCCCGGTCCTCCTACGGGAGCGCCGGAGCCCTCCCGCCCATCACTCTTTACGTGGCTTCCGCTACTCCCCAGACGGATCCCGTGGCCGAGGCGATCGCCGTCATCCTGGAGGAGAACCTTGGGGTGACCCTGGAGGTGGAGCAGAGCGACTGGTCTACCTTCCTGGACGGTCTGAATTACAGCGCCCATCCCTATCAGATGTACATTCTGGGCTGGATTGCCGACTACGCTGATCCGGAGAACTTCCTGAATGTGCTTTTCTCCAGCGGTAGCCACGACAACCACAGCGGCTACTCCAATCCAGAGGTGGACCGGCTGCTGGCCGAGGCGGGCCTGGAGATGGATCAGGAGGAGCGCCACCGCTTGTACCTGGAGGCGGAGGAGGTGATCCTCTCCGAGGTCCCGGTCATCCCCCTGTACCACGACGTGGAGTACTGGCTCACCAAGCCCTACGTCCGCCAGCTGCCCCATCCGGCCATGGTAGTCCCTGTGCTCCAGTATGCCTACATCCAACCCTGA
- a CDS encoding amidohydrolase/deacetylase family metallohydrolase produces MTYDLLITGGRVIDPAQGLDGPADVALLQGRVAAVEADLSGFEAVSRLDATGCLVVPGLIDLHTHVAFRLDAISIEADRHAPSSGVTTWVDAGSAGAANFAGFRHYVIEPSCVRILPFLNVSEPGLTCLEVVHGVIEHLDADSAFRAVEENRDLMKGIKVLSCAMRVGPTGLTPLRVALEVGRATDLPVMCHIGAPPPGLGDMLPLMRPGDIVTHIYKGRKGCLMVGNDRVRPEAWEARRRGVLFDVGHGAGSFSWEVARAALDQGFPPDFISSDLHRSSVGSGAFSLPSVMSKFLHLGLPLQEVVQLVTDAPARVLGLQGEVGCLRPGACGDVTVLRLEEGRFPLADCEGVQEELHQRLVAVRTVAAGVELDACS; encoded by the coding sequence TTGACCTACGATCTGCTCATCACCGGCGGGCGAGTGATCGACCCGGCCCAAGGCCTAGATGGTCCCGCCGATGTGGCCCTGCTTCAGGGCAGGGTGGCTGCGGTCGAAGCTGACCTCTCGGGCTTTGAGGCCGTCTCCCGGCTGGACGCTACCGGCTGCCTGGTGGTGCCGGGACTGATAGACCTTCACACCCACGTGGCTTTCCGCCTGGACGCCATCAGCATCGAGGCCGATCGACATGCCCCCTCCTCGGGCGTCACTACTTGGGTAGACGCCGGCAGCGCCGGAGCCGCCAACTTCGCTGGCTTTCGGCACTACGTCATCGAGCCCTCGTGCGTCCGCATCCTGCCCTTCCTGAACGTCTCCGAGCCCGGGCTGACCTGCCTGGAGGTGGTCCACGGCGTCATCGAGCACCTGGACGCCGACTCCGCCTTCCGTGCGGTGGAGGAGAACCGGGACCTGATGAAGGGCATCAAGGTGCTGAGCTGCGCCATGCGCGTAGGCCCTACCGGCCTCACCCCACTCCGGGTGGCACTAGAGGTGGGGCGGGCCACCGATCTGCCGGTGATGTGCCACATCGGCGCGCCACCCCCGGGCCTGGGAGACATGCTCCCTTTGATGCGCCCCGGCGACATCGTCACCCACATCTACAAGGGGCGGAAGGGCTGTCTGATGGTGGGGAACGACCGCGTGCGGCCGGAGGCCTGGGAAGCGCGCCGACGGGGGGTGCTGTTTGACGTGGGCCACGGCGCTGGCAGCTTCTCCTGGGAAGTGGCCCGCGCCGCTCTCGACCAGGGCTTCCCCCCGGACTTCATCTCCAGCGACCTGCATCGGTCCAGCGTGGGCTCCGGCGCCTTCAGCCTGCCCTCGGTGATGAGCAAGTTTCTGCATCTGGGCTTGCCCCTGCAGGAGGTAGTGCAACTGGTCACCGACGCGCCCGCCCGGGTGCTGGGGCTGCAGGGCGAGGTCGGTTGCCTTCGACCTGGCGCTTGCGGCGATGTGACCGTGTTGCGGCTGGAAGAGGGCCGGTTCCCACTGGCGGACTGCGAGGGCGTGCAGGAGGAGTTGCACCAGCGCCTGGTCGCGGTCCGCACCGTGGCGGCGGGTGTGGAGCTGGACGCCTGCTCCTGA
- the sixA gene encoding phosphohistidine phosphatase SixA, whose translation MELYLLRHAIATKRDVGGYQDDAERPLTRRGERRMRRIARGLLSLGFRCDAVLTSPYLRSRQTADILVDALNDGPEPLTLDALAPGGSHQELVAQISRLHGPDESLVLVGHQPDLGQLASVLCTGGLSLDLNLRKGGVCRLAVSELSYGRCATLEWLLAPSQLIQLAGGKDSRAGERW comes from the coding sequence ATGGAGCTGTACCTGTTGCGACACGCCATTGCCACTAAGCGCGACGTGGGTGGCTACCAGGACGACGCCGAGCGCCCACTCACGCGTCGGGGCGAGCGCAGAATGCGGCGCATCGCTCGCGGCTTGCTCTCTCTCGGTTTTCGGTGCGATGCTGTGCTAACTAGCCCATATCTCCGTTCACGCCAGACGGCCGACATCCTTGTCGACGCCTTGAATGATGGACCCGAGCCGCTGACCCTCGATGCCCTGGCGCCGGGCGGAAGCCACCAGGAATTGGTGGCTCAGATCAGTCGCCTGCATGGCCCCGACGAAAGCTTGGTGCTGGTAGGCCATCAGCCGGACCTGGGCCAGCTGGCCTCGGTGCTGTGCACCGGAGGTCTGAGCCTGGACCTGAACCTGCGCAAAGGCGGAGTGTGCCGTCTCGCTGTGTCCGAGCTGAGTTACGGGCGGTGCGCCACCCTTGAATGGCTGCTGGCGCCGAGTCAGTTGATCCAGTTGGCTGGAGGAAAGGACTCGCGAGCTGGTGAGCGCTGGTGA
- the tmk gene encoding dTMP kinase — translation MKTPGLNQAHDYPGKLIVVEGIDGSGKSTQAQLLQKWLMNRGVPVFFTEWNSSPLVRRATRVGKKKNRLTPTTFSLLHATDFADRLTYQIIPPLKAGMMVIADRYAYTAFARDVARGVHPEWVREVYSFAVCPDVAFYFKVPVECSLNRLRSARAKIKFYEAGMDLKLSPDLEESFRLFQGRVLQEYDRMAEEFGFRVMDAELPIDVQQQQLRRIVEETVAEYLEPFAAGFTSRTAAVPLPGLDR, via the coding sequence ATGAAGACTCCTGGTTTGAACCAGGCGCATGACTATCCGGGCAAGCTCATCGTGGTGGAGGGCATTGACGGGTCGGGCAAGTCCACCCAGGCTCAGTTACTGCAGAAGTGGCTGATGAACCGGGGAGTGCCTGTCTTCTTCACCGAGTGGAACTCCTCTCCCCTGGTACGGCGAGCCACTCGGGTGGGCAAGAAGAAGAATCGCCTCACTCCGACGACCTTCAGTCTTCTTCACGCCACCGACTTCGCCGACCGGCTGACCTATCAGATCATTCCGCCCCTGAAGGCGGGCATGATGGTCATCGCCGACCGATACGCCTACACCGCATTTGCGCGGGACGTGGCCCGGGGGGTGCATCCTGAGTGGGTGCGCGAGGTGTACAGCTTCGCTGTGTGCCCGGATGTAGCCTTCTATTTCAAGGTCCCGGTGGAGTGCTCGCTCAACCGGCTGCGAAGCGCTCGGGCCAAGATCAAGTTCTACGAAGCGGGCATGGATCTGAAGCTTAGCCCCGACTTGGAGGAATCCTTCCGCCTGTTCCAGGGGCGAGTGCTGCAGGAGTACGATCGTATGGCGGAGGAGTTTGGCTTCCGGGTCATGGATGCTGAGCTCCCCATAGACGTGCAGCAACAGCAGTTGCGCAGGATCGTGGAGGAGACGGTGGCAGAGTACCTGGAGCCCTTTGCTGCCGGATTCACCTCCCGCACCGCTGCCGTCCCTCTTCCGGGGTTGGATCGATGA
- a CDS encoding thymidylate kinase, with the protein MSERRAFMGKGLPYVDTSGLSGCLIVIEGSDGVGRTTQIRLLRGWLEYQGYGVVDTDWTSSPLVSSTIDLAKEGHTMNVWTFNLLYATDFADRLEHEIIPALRAGFVVLSDRYVYTAIARACARGADRAWVQELFGFALEPDVVFYLEADAETLVRRALLADGLDYWESGLDQNPGLDPYDSFIRYQRKLLQEYARLAREFGFVTIDATSPIATVQRSLRRHLVPLLTRSSPPDPAPSVEPPGFAPA; encoded by the coding sequence ATGAGCGAACGGCGTGCCTTCATGGGTAAGGGGCTGCCTTACGTGGACACCAGTGGTCTGTCGGGGTGCCTCATCGTCATCGAGGGCAGTGACGGCGTCGGGCGCACCACTCAGATCCGCCTCCTGCGCGGTTGGCTGGAGTATCAGGGCTATGGGGTGGTGGACACCGACTGGACCTCCTCGCCCTTGGTGTCTTCCACCATAGACCTAGCCAAAGAAGGCCACACCATGAACGTGTGGACCTTCAACCTGCTCTATGCCACCGACTTCGCCGACCGGTTGGAGCACGAGATCATCCCCGCGCTCCGGGCCGGGTTCGTGGTGCTCTCGGACCGCTACGTGTACACGGCTATCGCCCGTGCCTGCGCCCGCGGAGCCGACCGCGCCTGGGTGCAGGAGCTGTTTGGTTTCGCCCTCGAGCCCGACGTGGTGTTCTACTTAGAGGCCGACGCCGAGACGCTGGTCCGGCGGGCTCTGCTCGCCGATGGGCTGGACTACTGGGAGTCGGGGCTGGATCAGAACCCCGGTCTCGACCCGTATGACAGTTTCATCCGCTACCAGCGAAAGCTACTGCAGGAGTATGCTCGGCTCGCGCGCGAGTTTGGCTTCGTCACCATTGATGCCACGTCCCCCATTGCGACGGTACAGCGTAGCCTGCGCCGTCACTTGGTCCCACTCCTGACCCGAAGCAGTCCGCCGGACCCGGCCCCTTCAGTTGAGCCTCCTGGCTTCGCCCCGGCTTAG